DNA from Candidatus Methylomirabilota bacterium:
CCTTCTGGGTCGGGCTCGCCTCGATCGCCATCGGGGCGCCGCTCGCGTGGCTGACCGCGCGCACCGACGTGCCGGGCAAGACACTGATCCGGGGCCTCGTCCTGGCCTCCTTCGTCACGCCGCCGTTTCTCGGCGCCTTCGCCTGGGTCATGCTCGCCGGCCCCAACGCCGGCCTGCTCAACAAGGTCTACCGCGCCGTGACCGGCGCGGGCGATCCCCTCGTCGACATCTTCAGCATGCCGGGCCTCGTCTTCGTCGTGACGATCTACACCTTTCCGTACGTCTACATCATGGTCGCCAACACGCTCGGGCTGATCGCCTCCGATCTCGAGGAAGCGGCGGCGATCCTCGGCGCGGGGCGGCTCGTGGTGGCGTGGACGGTGACGCTGCCGCTCGTCCTGCCCGCCCTCGCGAGCGGGTTCATCCTCGCGGTGCTCCAGGCGCTCGCGCTCTTCGGCTCGCCCGCCATTCTGGCGATGCCCGCCGGCTTCCACACGATCACGACCCAGATCTGGACCTTCTTCCAGTTCCCGCCGAAGACCGAGATGGCAGCGGCCTTCTCGATGCCGCTGCTGCTCGCCACCGCGCTGCTCCTGCTCGTGCAGAAACGGCTGCTCGGGCGGCGCGGCTACGCGGCGATCGGCGGCAAGGGCGGGCAGCGGCGGACGATCGCCCTCGGCCCCTGGCGCTGGCCGGCGTTCGCGGCGTGCCTGGTCGTGATGGCCTGCGCGATCTTCCTGCCGTACGGCGTCCTCGCCAAGGCCGCCTTCTCGCGCGCGTGGGCCCAGCCGCTCAGCTGGGACAACCTCACGCTCGCGAACTTCTCCTTCACCTTCTTCGAGTACAGCGCGACCCAGGCGGCGATCGTCAACACGCTCGAGCTCGGCGTGCTGACCGCCTGCGTGGGCGCGGCGCTCGTCGCGCTCCTGTCCTACGTCACCAACCGCCGGCTCGTCGTCGGCCATCAGGTCATCGCGTTCCTCGTGCTGGCGCCCGTGGTGATCCCCGGCGTGGTGCTCGCCGTCGGGCTCTTCATCGCCTACACGCGCCCGCCCCTCGTGCTCTACGGCACGCTCTGGATCCTGTTCGTCGCGTACCTGACCAAGGAGATGCCCATCGGCTACGCGCAGGCGGACGCGACGTTCCGCGCCATCCCGACGGACCTGGAGGACGCGGGGCGGATCCTGGGGGGCGGGCGGCTCCGCATCCTGCGCGACATCACGGTGCCGCTGGCCAAGAGCGGCGTCATCGCCGCGTGGTGCTTCATCTTCATCGGCGTCATCCGGGAGCTCTCGGCCTCGATCATCCTGTTCACGCCGAACACGAAGGTCATGTCGGTGGTGATCTTCGACCTCAAGGAGGAAGGCCAGTTCGGCGCGATCGCCGTGCTGGGCCTCGTCATGCTGGCGCTCACGTTCGGCACCGTGGCCCTCGTCCAGGCCGTCCTCGGTCGCGACGTGCTGGGGGCCCGCGAGTGAGGCGACGATGCCCGGCGTGACGATCAAGGGCCTGACGAAGCGCTACGGCGACGTGGCCGCCGTCGAGGGGCTCGACCTCCGGGTCGAGCCCGGCGAGCTGGTCGCGCTCCTCGGGCCGTCGGGGTGCGGCAAGACGACCACGCTCCGCCTGGTCGCGGGGTTCCTCCGGCCCGAGGCCGGCGGGATCTGGGTGGGCGAGCGCTGCCTCTCCTCGCCGGCGTCGGTGGTCCCGCCCGAGCGACGGCGGATGGCGATGATCTTCCAGAGCTACGCCCTCTGGCCCCACATGACCGTGGCTCAGAACGTCGCCTACGGGCTCCGCTTCAAAGCGGGCGTGCCAAGGGCCGACCGCGAGGCCCGCGCGCGCGAGATGCTGAGGGTCGTCCAGCTCGCCGGCTACGAATCACGCTACCCGGGCGAGCTCTCGGGCGGCCAGCAGCAGCGCGTCGCGGTGGCGCGGGCACTGGTCGTCGAGCCCGAGATCCTCCTGCTCGACGAGCCCCTGAGCAACCTCGACGCCAATCTACGTGAGGAAATGCGCTTCGAGATCCGCCGGCTCCACGAGACCTTCGCCATCACCACCCTCTACGTCACCCACGACCAGGCCGAGGCGATGGTGATCTCGGATCGCGTGGCGATCCTGCACCGGGGGCGCGTCGTCCAGGTCGGGAGCGCCGAGGACCTCTTCCAGCGCCCGCGGACGCGCTTCGTCGCCGAGTTCATCGGCAAGACCAACCTCGTCGACGCGACGGCGGCGGAGCCGGGGGTGGTGTCGCGCGGGACGTTGCGGCTCCGAGTCGCGGGCTCGGGTTCGCGGCCCGGCGCTCAGGTCGTCGTCTCGATCCGCCCTCACGAGATCGAGCTCGTGGCGCCCGGCGGCGCCGCGCCGGCCGGGCTGAACGTTCTCGCGGGCACGGTGCAGCGGGTCAGCTACCTCGGCGACACGGTGGACTATCAGGTGCGCGTGAGTGGAAGCGACGTGGCGCTCCGCGTGACGGCGCCTCCGCCCGCGCCCTTCGCCCCCGGCGCGAGCGTGACGCTGGCCGTGGCGCCCGAGGCGTGCGTGCTGCTGGCGCAGGGCGACGAGGCCGACCTCTAGAAAAGCGACGGGATCAAAAACACTGTGGGACGGACGCCGGAACCTCGTGATATGACTGGGTCCTCGTCGAACGGCGCCGTCGGGTCAGAAGCAAAAGTAATCGGCCCCAAAGGAAGGCTGATGCGCAAGGCCAATCGCACGACCCTGGGCGAGGGAGAATCCCGACGGGACTCGCTAAACGGGCCTATCGCGAGCTATTGAACGGTGAGAAGCACGAACCCAACGACCTCCAAAGAACGAGAGCCAGATGGCTAGGCGAAATGGGCGAGGAGGGCGCGCTGGAGCGTGCCCGCTGCATCTTCGCCGCCGACCCGAGGCTGAAGCCATAACGCGTTCCTGCATCCTCAAGGCCGGAGGCCCCCGCAGCCGGAATCGACCGGCCGTCAGGGCGAAATCCTACAAAAGGTCAGCGAAGTCCGAGACCGAGAGGCCAGCCTTCCGGAGCAGCGCGCGCAGGAGTCCACGTCCGATCTCAGGATGGAGCGGCACTGTCAGGACGACCGAAGACCCGGGCTTGGTGAGTGTGACGTGACTACCCCGCTGTCGATCCTGCGTCCAGCCCGCTCGCTCGAAGGCTCGGATAACCTCCGCGCCTGAGCAGTGCGGGAGTCGGCTCACACCACCTCGACCTCGACCTCTCTGACCTCAATCGCGAGCGGTAGGCCACGCGCGCGACGGGTCTCGAGGCTTGCGCGAATCGCTTCGCGGATCGCCTCAAGAGCTTCGGCCTCCGTCCGGCCTTGGGTGACGCAGCCAGAGAGCGCGGGGCACTCAGCCACGATCCATCCATCCTCGTCATGCTCGAGCGTCACCACGAAGGTCTGTGCGTGCGTCATCATTCCCCTCCCACGCGCTCCTGTTCGAGTTGTCGCTTGACCTCCTGGTCAAGCCACGCCTGGAGCTTGACGTCATCCGATGGCTCGATCGCACGAGTCGGAATCTGTCTGGCGCCGAGCTCTCTGATCAGCTGAAGATTTCTCGCCGAGTCGGCACGCATCACCTCGCGCTCGGCGTCAGGGATCTGTTGCAGCACTGACGACGGACACCCCCAGGAGGAGGTGCGGATCCGCGGAGGTGCGAGCCTCTCCCCGCGCCGAGACTTCTGGAGCCATTTCACCGCGGTCTCCGCACTCAGCGCGACCGGGGGACCGATCAGAAGCTCTACGGCCGTCTTGAGAAGGTCGAGGCTCGGCACGCTCAGTTCGCCGTTGATCGAGCCACGGGTGTACCCGGGGACCTTCCCATCGGCCTCCCGCATCACGGACACGATTGCCTCGAACGCCCGCCGGACCTCGGCTTGTCGGGACCGCTTACGCTCATGCAGGTCGAGGTTCCGACGCGCCAGTTGTCGCACGTCCTGTTTTTCCCAGTACCCCAGGCTCTCGTACGTTATCTCCTCCCATGATCGATTGCCGCGGGCCTGCGCCAACTTCTCGTCCGCCCGGCCCGTGCGCAGATCCCGCACGCGGACATCCGCCGACCGGGCGACCCGCTCCGCGGCTGCTGCATCCAACAGAGCTGCGATCGGCGGCCCGCCCTCGGTCGGCAGAAGTCCCGACGCGCTGAAGAGCCGACGCTCGCGAGGCACAGCGAACTCACGCGAATCCGCCTCCGTCTTAATCCGCTCAACGATCTGCGCTGCCTTCGCCGCGTCACCGAAATTCCTCCGCGCAAGCCGCGCCAAACGTCGCTCGCATTCAGCCCGCCCCTCGATGGCGCTCTGAAGGCTTCTGGCCATGTCTTTCAGGGATTTAGCCCGCGACACGAAATTCCCCTTTGTCAACACAGTCTAGCATGGCGGAGTCTAGACGCGAATGGAGCGGACGTTGTGGCGCGACGAATCGAGCTTGAGTACGAAGGAGGCGCACTGTATGGCATTCGTTTACTTTCTCAGAAGCGGTAATCAGAACATCTTCAAGATCGGCCGATCGCGTACTCGATGGAGACTGGCGGATCGGGTGCCGTGACGATGGATGGGACATTCGAGAAAGGTCAAGCGAGCCGGTCGGTACACGTTTCACAACGAGGTCACTGCGATTCGGGTGGCCTGACATGGAGACCACCATGGACGAGCCAAGAGGGAGAGCACGGAAGTTCGCCACACGGTACCCGAGGGCGGCTGTCGGTCTGCGCTGGATCGCGAAGGCCGTTTTCTACGTGGTCGCTGCGTACGTCCTCATCTGGATTGCGTTCGGCCAAGACCCCCCGCAGCTCGTTCAGGTGCGCGAAGACGTCATCGGGGCGATCGGCGCGATACTCTTAGTGCTCTGGCAACTCCCCGGTTACATGTGGATCGCGTTCGTGATCGTCGTGCCGTTGTTTCTCATCGTCCAAGAGTTGGGGCATATCTGCTCGCACCTGGCCTCGCTCAACAGCTCCGTTGGAGCGTACCTCGA
Protein-coding regions in this window:
- a CDS encoding type II toxin-antitoxin system HicB family antitoxin encodes the protein MMTHAQTFVVTLEHDEDGWIVAECPALSGCVTQGRTEAEALEAIREAIRASLETRRARGLPLAIEVREVEVEVV
- a CDS encoding iron ABC transporter permease, whose protein sequence is MPARRVETATLTAGLASRFRGIDRSLPVWVGAALALLFLMALPLGWLASLSVSAEGGATLAHYRQVFADPALQRALWNTVVLAFWVGLASIAIGAPLAWLTARTDVPGKTLIRGLVLASFVTPPFLGAFAWVMLAGPNAGLLNKVYRAVTGAGDPLVDIFSMPGLVFVVTIYTFPYVYIMVANTLGLIASDLEEAAAILGAGRLVVAWTVTLPLVLPALASGFILAVLQALALFGSPAILAMPAGFHTITTQIWTFFQFPPKTEMAAAFSMPLLLATALLLLVQKRLLGRRGYAAIGGKGGQRRTIALGPWRWPAFAACLVVMACAIFLPYGVLAKAAFSRAWAQPLSWDNLTLANFSFTFFEYSATQAAIVNTLELGVLTACVGAALVALLSYVTNRRLVVGHQVIAFLVLAPVVIPGVVLAVGLFIAYTRPPLVLYGTLWILFVAYLTKEMPIGYAQADATFRAIPTDLEDAGRILGGGRLRILRDITVPLAKSGVIAAWCFIFIGVIRELSASIILFTPNTKVMSVVIFDLKEEGQFGAIAVLGLVMLALTFGTVALVQAVLGRDVLGARE
- a CDS encoding type II toxin-antitoxin system HicA family toxin, with product MSRLPHCSGAEVIRAFERAGWTQDRQRGSHVTLTKPGSSVVLTVPLHPEIGRGLLRALLRKAGLSVSDFADLL
- a CDS encoding ABC transporter ATP-binding protein, encoding MPGVTIKGLTKRYGDVAAVEGLDLRVEPGELVALLGPSGCGKTTTLRLVAGFLRPEAGGIWVGERCLSSPASVVPPERRRMAMIFQSYALWPHMTVAQNVAYGLRFKAGVPRADREARAREMLRVVQLAGYESRYPGELSGGQQQRVAVARALVVEPEILLLDEPLSNLDANLREEMRFEIRRLHETFAITTLYVTHDQAEAMVISDRVAILHRGRVVQVGSAEDLFQRPRTRFVAEFIGKTNLVDATAAEPGVVSRGTLRLRVAGSGSRPGAQVVVSIRPHEIELVAPGGAAPAGLNVLAGTVQRVSYLGDTVDYQVRVSGSDVALRVTAPPPAPFAPGASVTLAVAPEACVLLAQGDEADL